Below is a genomic region from Desulfovibrio intestinalis.
GCCCAGCATGGCCACGTCGTTGACCGTACCGTGTACGGCCAGACTGCCGATGCTGCCGCCAGGAAAAATAAGTGGCGTCACCGTGTACGAGTCTGTGCTCATGGCCAGCGGGCCGTGAATGTCCGTCAGCAGGGCGGCATCGTCCATCCGCTCCAGCAGGGGGTTGGCGAAATGGCGAAAAAAACACTGGGATATCAGACGCTGCGAGGCGCGGCCACCGCTGCCCGCATCCAGAAGAAGACAGTCTTCCATTATCGCTCCGAATATTTGAAGTAGGCGGCGCAACTGCCCTCGGTCGACACCATGCACGGCCCCACAGGGGTTGCAGGCGTGCATTTTTTACCAAACAGGGGACAGTCGGGCGGAGCCATGCGGCCCTTGAGTACGTCCCCGCAGCGACAGCCGGGCAGGGGCGGAACGTCGGGCAGCGTGAGATCAAGGCGAACCATCGCGTTCATGTCTTCGTATTCCGGCCTGAGTGTCAGACCGCTTTGCGGAATGCTGCCGATGCCGCGCCAAAGGGCGTCCGCTGGCATAAAAAACTGTTCCAGCAGGGCGCGTGCGCGCGGGTTGCCCGCATCGCCCACTGCCCGGGGGTAGGCATTGACCACCGCCGGGGCATTGTCACGAATTTGTTCGGCCATCATGCACAGGGCCAGAAGAATGTCGGCAGGCTGAAAGCCTCCTACCACGCCGGGAACGTGATAGTCCTTGGCAAGAAAACCGTAAGGCTCCAGCCCAAGGATGGTGGACACATGGCCGGGCAGTAAAAAGGCCTCTACAGCACACTGGCTGTCATCCAGCAGGGTGCGCAAAGCCGGGGGCACCAGTTTGTGCAATGAAAGCACGCAGAAATTCTCAAGCTTGCGCTGGCGGGCCGTCAGCAGGGTGGCGGCCACGGTGGGGGCAGTGGTTTCAAAACCAATGCCCAGAAACACTACGATATCGCCGGGGTTATTGGCCGCAAGGGTAAGGGCGTCCAGCGGGGAATACACAATCTCAACACGGGCCCCTTGGGCCTGGGCGTGCTTGAGGCTGCGGCCGCCGGGGCCAGGCACACGCAGCAAATCGCCAAACGTGGCTATGATAACGTTGTCGCGTCCTGCCAGATCAAGAAAAGCGGCCACTTCTGCGTCATGCGTGACACAGACGGGACAGCCCGGCCCGGAAAGGTGGGCCACCGTATCAGGCAGCAGGGAGCGCAGGCCGCTTTGAAAAATGGCAACCGTATGTGTGCCGCATACTTCCATAAATCGCATGGAGCGCCCGTCTAGCGCCCTGTTGAGGCGGTCCAGCAGGCTGCGGCAGAGCTGGGGATCCTGAAAGGCTTGTTCCAGTTGCATGATGCTCCCTTTATTGCAGTGTGCGTTTCAAGGCTGGCAAGGCGTCATACTGTGTTCTGTTAAATCTACTCAACTAGAGCAGATTAACTTTGAAAATGTATATTTTCAAAGTTCAATACACGCTCGTTACGGCGTTTAATCGCGCA
It encodes:
- the hypD gene encoding hydrogenase formation protein HypD, whose product is MQLEQAFQDPQLCRSLLDRLNRALDGRSMRFMEVCGTHTVAIFQSGLRSLLPDTVAHLSGPGCPVCVTHDAEVAAFLDLAGRDNVIIATFGDLLRVPGPGGRSLKHAQAQGARVEIVYSPLDALTLAANNPGDIVVFLGIGFETTAPTVAATLLTARQRKLENFCVLSLHKLVPPALRTLLDDSQCAVEAFLLPGHVSTILGLEPYGFLAKDYHVPGVVGGFQPADILLALCMMAEQIRDNAPAVVNAYPRAVGDAGNPRARALLEQFFMPADALWRGIGSIPQSGLTLRPEYEDMNAMVRLDLTLPDVPPLPGCRCGDVLKGRMAPPDCPLFGKKCTPATPVGPCMVSTEGSCAAYFKYSER